The following proteins are co-located in the Oceanimonas sp. GK1 genome:
- a CDS encoding efflux RND transporter permease subunit: MLAFTDIFVRRPVLALVVSLLILIAGAQAWWSLSVRQYPESENASVIVATPYVGASAEVVRGFVTTAIEGAIASADGIDYVESKSLLGLSLVTARLKLNYEPTRALADITAKVNEVRNQLPAEAEVPAISVQSADSEFAAAYLSFSSENLSQSEITDYLVRVVQPRLSALAGVQRAEIFGARTFAMRVWLQPERLAALGISPAEVSQALAANNFLSAVGSTQGALVRVYLTANTDLHSAEQFRHLVIRASGDTLVRLEDVARVELGAEDYDTEVSFNGQNAVFMGIFPLPNTNVIEVIAGVRADLEGLKADLPQGMAAEIGYDASEYVDNAIREVVGTLAETLLIVIGVIFLFLGSWRSVLVPVVAIPVSLVGAIFLMQLFGFTLNLLTLLAIVLSVGLVVDDAIVMVENVERHLREGRTPKEAALIGARELMGPVIAMTLTLAAVYIPIGLQGGLTGSLFREFALTLAGAVTISGLVALTLSPTMSAVLLRSAEREKRGFTGRVNHAFDRLRLAYGRWLARVLARRTAVYVLWGGLGLLVVPMYLFSPRELAPLEDQGFMFGIINNAANASADQKAHFGRAAERVFLNAPERALTFQILLSPSDPFAAALGVGGFSGMVVKPWNERTRSIREMVPEIQAGMNAIPGLQVFVAQPPALPGGSNFPVEFIIASTDEPAEMLAYAQQLQQAAAQSGLFYFPPEIDLKIDQPQAEIVLDYQKLAALGLTQRQVGLDLGAALGGNYVNRFNIDGRAYKVIPQLVRRDRLNPEQLGDIYLRGPQGQLVPLSAIATLDNSTVPRSLNRFQQLNAIKLSGMTGRLDEGLAVLEDAARELLPADYSINYTGESRQLRTEGGKFLPALGLAIVMIFLVLAVQFNSFRDPLVILLGSVPLAMFGALIFTVLKMPNPDLPFWTDGWTTTLNIYAQVGLVTLVGLIAKNGILIVEFANKLQQQGLAKAEAIEQAAMTRLRPVLMTSAATVAGHFPLILVDGPGAAARNSIGLVLVGGMAVGTFFTLFVVPSLYLLLARRHGQQAA; this comes from the coding sequence ATGCTCGCCTTTACCGATATCTTCGTGCGCCGCCCCGTGCTGGCCCTGGTGGTCAGCCTGTTGATCCTGATCGCCGGGGCTCAGGCCTGGTGGTCGCTCAGCGTGCGCCAGTATCCCGAGAGTGAAAACGCGTCGGTGATCGTGGCCACTCCCTATGTGGGCGCCAGCGCCGAAGTGGTGCGCGGCTTTGTCACCACCGCCATCGAGGGGGCCATCGCGTCCGCCGACGGCATTGATTACGTGGAGTCGAAAAGCCTGCTGGGACTGTCGCTGGTGACCGCCCGGCTCAAGCTTAACTACGAGCCCACCCGGGCGCTGGCGGACATTACCGCCAAGGTCAACGAGGTGCGCAACCAGCTGCCCGCCGAGGCCGAGGTACCGGCCATCAGCGTGCAGTCGGCGGACTCCGAGTTTGCCGCCGCCTACCTGAGCTTTTCCTCGGAAAATCTTTCTCAGAGCGAGATCACCGACTACCTGGTGCGGGTGGTGCAGCCCCGGCTTTCGGCCCTGGCGGGGGTACAGCGGGCCGAGATTTTCGGCGCCCGTACCTTTGCCATGCGGGTGTGGCTGCAGCCCGAGCGGCTGGCGGCGCTGGGCATCAGCCCTGCCGAGGTCAGCCAGGCCCTGGCCGCCAACAACTTTTTGTCGGCGGTGGGCAGCACCCAGGGGGCCCTGGTGCGGGTGTACCTCACCGCCAACACCGATCTGCACAGCGCCGAGCAGTTTCGCCACCTGGTGATCCGGGCCAGTGGCGATACCCTGGTGCGGCTGGAAGACGTGGCCCGGGTGGAGCTGGGCGCCGAAGATTACGACACCGAGGTGAGCTTCAACGGTCAGAATGCGGTGTTTATGGGGATTTTTCCCCTGCCCAACACCAATGTGATCGAGGTCATCGCCGGGGTGCGCGCCGATCTCGAGGGTCTGAAGGCGGATCTGCCCCAGGGGATGGCGGCGGAGATCGGCTACGACGCCTCGGAATACGTGGATAACGCCATTCGCGAAGTGGTGGGCACCCTGGCCGAGACGTTGCTGATTGTGATCGGGGTGATTTTTCTGTTCCTCGGCTCCTGGCGCTCGGTGCTGGTGCCGGTGGTGGCCATTCCGGTGTCCCTGGTGGGCGCCATTTTCCTGATGCAGCTGTTCGGCTTTACCCTCAACCTGTTGACCCTGCTGGCCATTGTACTGTCGGTGGGGCTGGTGGTGGACGATGCCATCGTCATGGTGGAAAACGTCGAGCGGCACCTGCGGGAAGGACGTACCCCCAAAGAGGCGGCGCTCATTGGTGCCCGGGAGCTGATGGGTCCGGTGATCGCCATGACCCTGACCCTGGCGGCGGTGTACATTCCCATCGGCCTGCAGGGCGGACTCACCGGCTCGCTGTTTCGAGAATTTGCCCTGACCCTGGCCGGGGCCGTGACCATCTCCGGGCTGGTGGCGCTGACTCTGTCGCCCACCATGAGTGCGGTGCTGCTGCGCAGTGCCGAGCGCGAGAAGCGGGGCTTTACCGGCAGAGTGAACCACGCCTTTGACCGGCTGCGGCTGGCCTACGGTCGCTGGCTGGCGCGGGTGCTGGCCCGGCGCACGGCGGTGTATGTGCTCTGGGGCGGCCTGGGACTGCTGGTGGTGCCCATGTATTTGTTCTCTCCCCGGGAGCTGGCGCCGCTGGAGGATCAGGGCTTTATGTTCGGCATCATCAACAACGCCGCCAACGCCTCGGCGGATCAGAAGGCGCACTTCGGCCGGGCCGCCGAGCGGGTGTTTCTGAATGCGCCGGAGCGGGCGCTGACCTTTCAGATTTTGCTGTCGCCCTCGGATCCCTTCGCCGCCGCGCTGGGGGTGGGGGGCTTCAGCGGCATGGTGGTCAAGCCCTGGAATGAGCGGACACGCAGCATTCGGGAAATGGTGCCGGAAATTCAGGCGGGCATGAACGCCATTCCCGGGTTGCAGGTGTTTGTGGCCCAGCCGCCAGCACTGCCCGGGGGCAGTAACTTTCCGGTGGAATTTATTATCGCCTCCACCGATGAGCCCGCCGAGATGTTGGCCTATGCGCAACAACTACAGCAGGCAGCGGCCCAAAGCGGGCTGTTTTATTTTCCACCGGAGATCGATCTGAAAATCGATCAGCCTCAAGCCGAAATCGTGCTCGACTACCAGAAGCTGGCGGCCTTGGGGCTCACTCAACGGCAGGTGGGGCTGGATCTGGGGGCGGCGCTCGGCGGCAACTATGTCAACCGCTTCAATATCGACGGCCGGGCCTACAAGGTGATCCCGCAACTGGTGCGCCGCGACCGGCTCAACCCGGAGCAGCTGGGCGATATTTACCTGCGCGGACCACAAGGGCAGCTGGTGCCGCTGTCGGCCATCGCCACGCTCGACAACAGCACGGTGCCGCGTTCGCTGAACCGTTTTCAGCAGCTCAACGCCATCAAGCTGTCGGGCATGACCGGCCGGCTGGACGAAGGCCTGGCGGTGCTGGAAGACGCGGCCCGCGAGTTGCTGCCGGCGGACTACAGCATCAATTACACCGGCGAGTCACGCCAGCTGCGCACCGAGGGTGGCAAGTTCCTGCCGGCGCTGGGCCTCGCCATCGTCATGATTTTTCTGGTGCTGGCGGTGCAGTTCAATTCCTTTCGCGACCCTCTGGTGATCCTGCTGGGCTCGGTGCCGCTGGCCATGTTCGGGGCGCTGATTTTTACCGTGCTGAAAATGCCCAACCCGGATCTGCCGTTCTGGACCGACGGCTGGACCACCACCCTGAACATTTATGCCCAGGTGGGGCTGGTCACTTTGGTGGGGTTGATTGCCAAAAATGGCATTCTGATCGTGGAGTTTGCCAACAAGCTGCAGCAGCAGGGGCTGGCCAAGGCCGAGGCCATTGAACAGGCGGCCATGACCCGGCTGCGCCCGGTGCTGATGACCTCGGCGGCCACGGTGGCGGGGCATTTTCCGCTCATTCTGGTGGACGGTCCGGGGGCGGCGGCGCGCAATTCCATCGGTCTGGTGCTGGTGGGGGGCATGGCCGTGGGGACCTTTTTCACCCTGTTTGTGGTGCCTTCGCTGTATTTGCTGCTGGCGCGCCGCCATGGGCAGCAGGCGGCATAA
- a CDS encoding efflux RND transporter periplasmic adaptor subunit: MRSRLAWSLAGLLALLPIVVLVVLIKFAQFSAMADAAEHMTLPPERVNAVAVREYHWQPEVNAVGSVTAVQGAVLRTEAEGVVAEVAFEAGASVKAGEVLLRLNDDIERAQLSEASAAAELARVSYQRARALRQRGSLAQGDLDEAQSRYRQASARRQLIEAQIARKALRAPFAGQLGIRRISPGQFLDKGSAVVSLQSLDPVLVDFSLPQQRLAGLSQGLPVAVSADAWPGRRFEGEVSAVDPELDPATRSVRVQASLANPQGQLRPGMFVQLTLTRPEAETLLLVPLTAIVHGPDGDAVLLIEPGEGEAKVLRRQPVRLGRRLGDFVAVSEGLSAGQQVVSTGVFKLFPGMAVVIDNRLAPAFSLDPQPDNG; encoded by the coding sequence ATGCGCTCACGCCTTGCCTGGAGCCTGGCCGGACTGCTGGCGCTGCTGCCCATCGTGGTCCTGGTGGTGCTGATCAAGTTCGCCCAGTTCAGCGCCATGGCCGATGCCGCCGAACACATGACCCTGCCGCCGGAGCGGGTGAACGCGGTGGCAGTGCGGGAATATCACTGGCAGCCGGAGGTGAACGCCGTGGGCTCGGTGACGGCGGTGCAGGGAGCGGTGCTGCGTACCGAGGCCGAGGGCGTGGTAGCCGAGGTGGCCTTTGAGGCGGGCGCCAGCGTCAAGGCCGGTGAGGTATTGTTGCGCCTGAACGACGACATTGAGCGCGCGCAGCTGAGTGAGGCCAGCGCCGCCGCCGAGCTGGCCCGGGTTAGCTATCAACGGGCGCGGGCATTGCGCCAGCGGGGCAGCCTGGCCCAGGGGGATCTCGACGAGGCGCAAAGCCGCTACCGTCAGGCCAGCGCCCGCCGGCAGCTGATTGAGGCGCAAATCGCCAGGAAGGCCCTGCGGGCGCCCTTTGCCGGGCAACTGGGCATTCGCCGCATCAGCCCGGGGCAGTTTCTGGACAAGGGCAGCGCCGTGGTGTCGCTGCAAAGCCTGGATCCGGTGCTAGTGGACTTTTCCCTGCCCCAGCAGCGGCTGGCAGGGCTGAGCCAGGGGTTGCCGGTGGCGGTGTCCGCCGACGCCTGGCCCGGTCGCCGCTTTGAAGGGGAAGTCAGCGCGGTGGATCCCGAGCTGGACCCTGCCACCCGCAGCGTGCGGGTGCAGGCCAGCCTGGCCAACCCTCAGGGGCAGCTGCGTCCGGGCATGTTTGTGCAGCTGACGCTGACCCGGCCCGAGGCCGAAACCCTGCTGCTGGTGCCGCTCACCGCCATTGTTCACGGCCCGGACGGCGACGCCGTGCTGCTGATTGAGCCCGGCGAGGGGGAGGCGAAGGTGCTGCGCCGCCAGCCGGTGCGCCTGGGTCGGCGGCTGGGAGACTTTGTGGCGGTGAGCGAAGGCCTGAGCGCAGGCCAGCAGGTGGTCTCCACCGGGGTGTTCAAGCTGTTCCCGGGCATGGCGGTGGTGATCGACAACCGGCTGGCGCCGGCGTTTTCCCTCGATCCTCAACCGGATAACGGCTGA
- a CDS encoding outer membrane protein OmpK: MKRMFAVSAVALGMTLSQTVSAALLWQDFSLTYVRGENYELMPSDDGYVITVEHASGHSWGDTYFFLDHYDFDGKTSKYFEFAPRLSLGKLSGNALSFGPIKDVLIASNWESGEGFDNYMYGIGISLDVPGFNYVDVNLYKVENDLWEDDEMMTLVWAYPFSIGSAEFLYDGFVDWSTAQDDHAAEMNFTSQLKWNVGKHFGLKAPLYIGMEYALWNNKFGVDGVDERNPGLLVRWHF; the protein is encoded by the coding sequence ATGAAAAGGATGTTCGCGGTCTCTGCCGTGGCGTTGGGTATGACGTTGTCGCAAACGGTTTCGGCAGCATTGCTGTGGCAGGATTTCAGCCTCACCTATGTGAGAGGAGAAAATTATGAACTGATGCCCAGTGACGATGGCTACGTAATAACGGTTGAGCATGCCAGTGGCCACTCCTGGGGTGATACCTATTTCTTCCTCGACCATTATGATTTTGACGGCAAGACCAGTAAATATTTCGAGTTTGCTCCCCGCCTCAGTCTGGGCAAGCTGAGCGGTAATGCGTTGTCATTTGGTCCCATCAAGGACGTGCTGATAGCCAGCAACTGGGAGTCCGGGGAAGGTTTTGATAACTACATGTACGGTATTGGCATATCCCTCGACGTACCCGGCTTCAACTATGTCGATGTGAACCTGTACAAGGTCGAAAACGATCTCTGGGAGGATGATGAGATGATGACGCTGGTCTGGGCTTATCCCTTCTCCATCGGCAGTGCGGAGTTCCTGTACGACGGCTTTGTGGATTGGTCTACGGCTCAGGATGACCACGCCGCCGAAATGAACTTTACGTCCCAGCTGAAATGGAATGTCGGCAAGCATTTCGGCTTGAAAGCGCCGCTGTATATCGGGATGGAATACGCACTTTGGAATAACAAGTTCGGTGTCGATGGTGTAGACGAGCGCAATCCGGGTCTGCTGGTAAGGTGGCACTTTTAA